ACTGTACTTCTCCACGGACGTTTAGCACAGGCCTGGGCGGCTCAGGCCCACCGCAAGCTCTGGGGCTCAGCACAGACTTGACAAAACAATCGACCAACCCCCGACAGACCAGATGGAGCAACCAGCCCAGGGAAGCGGAGAACCGGAGCGCACGCCTCCTGTGCGGCCTTGTACAAAGCCGGCCTCGCCCTGCCCCTACCCCGTCGCCCGCTATGTCCACGCTTGTGCCCAATGCCCCGCAGTCCGCGGGAACTGTCCCTCATAGATTCGTCATGGAGGCTGCGGGCCGGGCCCCTGGATGCCCACTCCCCGGCTTTCTGCCCTCCGGCATCTTCGTTGCTTCTGAGTCTAAAgcaaaggttttttgtttgctcTGTGACTTCTGCCAAGCCGCCCTGCCCGGCTCCAGGAGCTCCCGCTTTGCTCCCGCCCCATTCCCTGCATGCAAAGCCTGGGCTGGGTCCCCTGGTGGGGCAGAGCCCTCTGAGGTGCTGGATCCAGCCTCACCTCACCGCCTGAGGGCACCGGACTGCGCCACCCCCTGGCTCTGAGTAGCGGCCCGGAGACCCTGTGGGGAGCTGCTGCCCGAGCCCATTGCTGGGAGGCTGTATCCCCCATTTTCTCCGTCTTTCAGTTCCCTCCTCCCTAGTATTCCACCCTCTGTGTTAGACTCATAGCGGGTGACCTACTGTTCAGCCGGGGGTTTGGGTGTGTGTTCTCCCTGATCCCCATCTGCCAAAGGTCTTGGAGAAGAACCGTTCCACTGACCCCGATCCGGGGGATGCAGGAGTTTGGGCCCCTTCCCCCTATTTTGTGTTCACAAGTTGAAAAGTGAGAGGTACTGAGCATGGCCCTTAGTAAGGAGAGGGATGGAGAGGGACGATGGGGCTACAAGGGAGACCTGTCCTAGGGGGCCGTCTGCCCTAGGGCCACAAATAAGACCCTCTGGaacctccctcccacctcctcaGTCTCTCCGCCTTAGACCCTACTCTCTGCAGCCAGGCCCTGCAGCCCCTGTGCCCACTGAGCCTTACCAGGAGGGGTGGGTCAGCTACAGTAGGGACCCCCCCAGGATGGGAGCAGCTCAAGGCCTGGGCCTCCATGGTGCTGCCCATTCAGATGCCCCTTCTCCACCAGCCTAGCTTCTCAGTGACCTTCCTGTCCAGCTACAGAAAGGGGGGCTGGGGAGCCATTCAGCCTGGCCTTGAGAGGGGCACCGACTTGCCCTCCTCAGCCTGGAAACTCCATGGTGAGACGGGAGAGCAAGAACAGGGGAGCTCCCAGGTCTGTACCCAGGCCCGGGCTTGGCAGGCGCATGGAGTTCTCTAGACAGTGACATGAGCCGGCTCTCTGGCTGAGTGCTTTGGAAGAGGAGATCCTCTCCGAATCGGAGACCCACTTGCACGGCTGTTACTGGGGGCCAGACCTTCATCAAGGGCGCCTCAAAGAtgtctcccctccctctctgccCCCTTTTTCCCCCTTGCCCGAGCTGGAGGTGGCCGTGCTCCGGCAGTGTTGGAGGAAGCTCGCTGGCAGGACACAGGGAAGAGCAAAGCCCCCCCAATCCAGAGGGCCCAGTAGCCTGCCTGGCGCACCCAAGTCGGTCTTGCTGTGGCTCCAGGTGGAGAGCTCATTTGGGGGGCCTCTcaccccagcccccaccagaAGAGAGGAAGGGGCTGCTGCCACCTGGAGACTGGCATAGGAGAGGAGGGCATGGTGGTGACAGGAGGGAAATACTTATCAAAAAATCCACATGGTTAGAAGGGATAGGTACTAGGGCAGGACAAGCCCTGCAAGCAAGGGACTGCACTGCCCAGGCCCCCACCGAGGTGGCCCAGGTGCCCAGAACAGGCTGCAACTGTCCTCCCCCACTCCATGTCACCTTGTCCTCTTCCACACAGGGGCCCAGGAGATCTGGAGAGGTTTGCAGATACAGGTAGGATAGGACTGTTCATTAAGGATatatttttttgtctgtgttgTTTCAATTATGTAGATTATTATAAATGGATGTAAACCACGTGAgaggaaaaatgttaataaaaatgcAAAGCTCCAACATTTGCACAAAACAGCCCCGGGTGTGGATGTTTGCATTCTCAGTGCTCCGGGGAAGACCTGGGATCCAGATGTGTCAGCAGCGTCCAGATGTGAGCTTCCTGAACGCCGGTTTCTCGGCTCTACCACTCCTTCATGTCAAATACGCAGTCAGGCTTAGAGACGGCTTCCAGCCCTTTTCCGGATCATGGTAGAGCAAGCTCCTTGGCGCTTAGCCACTGGCCACGGCTAGGAAGGTGGTGACTTCTCACTTCTACCGGCAGGAGGCCAGTCCCCCCAAAGTTCAGAGGTGGTAGgattgggggggaggaagggagaaggcagGTGATCctgttttcaattttcccaaattttcttttggAGGACAGAGGCTGTTGGTGGTTGTCCATAGAGGGGCTGAAATAGAGTGAAGCCCTCAGGCCCTCCCCCGTGGGTGTCAGGAAGGTTAAGGCTGGCTCTCACAGGCCAAAGCTCGCCCAACACTATGTTTATTCTGGAGATAGGGAACAGATGTCTTTGAAAACTTGTGTTTAGTTTATGAGCTCATGCTATAGATCTGGCCATCTAAAACAGGAAGCCATTCATCTTCTCTTCTGATTGAATAGTCAATTCTGACAATGCTCGTTTATTGAACCAACTTCCAGAGAGCTCATCTTTTCAAAGGCAATGGGGAATAGAGCccttcattgattcattcataaCGACATTCAGGGACTCCTGCCACAGGCAAGGCTGGATGCTCCTCAAGCTGGCTGCCCTGGGGGTCCTGACACTGACAGGTAATCACATAGATTAGAAAACTTCTCACTTCCACAGTGCTTCCCCAAATGCCCATCTGGGAGAGAGTTAGGAGCGCTCTCGTCACTCTAGTATGTTCTGCAAGAACTATTAAGAAGAGAACTGTCAAGACTAGCCACGTGGGAGGGGAAGATGTCTTAGGAGAGAGATTATGTAGAATTCATTATCAGAAAGCTGTGGAAATCTAGAGGACCTTGGATTGCACAAGAGACACAGGCAAACAGAATAGGCTGTTACCAGCTGTCTTGGACCACACTGCTTAGGGATAGCTGCACACTCAAGTTGTAAACCTTTGGGCCACACGTAAGAGAGAAAACAAAGGGGGCTGCACAGTGTgatgggaaggaaaagggatACACAGGGACCCACTCCGTTCATCCTGGCAGCAGGGATAACTGCCTGAGGTGCCAAAGTAAAAGCTCGAGCAGTGCCATTTCCCACTAGCAGACCAGGTCACTGCATTCTCCAGCATGGCCCAGTCAAATTGTTTCCATGTACAAAACTGCATTTACTATGTTAGGGgatcctttaaaaagaaaaaaaaaagatatatatatatatatatatatatataattattatattaatatattatattaaattatattatatatatcttttttattaaagctttttattttcaaaacatatgcatggataatttttcaacattgacccttcaaaaacttttgttccaaattaaaaatatgttttataaggTGAGAGGGCACACGGATTTTGAGCAATAAGAAATTTGCTTGAGGATACTCCATTGACATAATGGAACAATATCTCTAGCCAGACAAccaccttcttccttctcctcccaacttttttgtttttgctgaggcaattggggctaagtgacttgcccagggtcatgcagccaggaaatgttaagtgtctgaggccagattggagcTCAATTCCTCCTGaccttcctccccctttttacTATTAGCctaaaggcttttttttcctGACAGTCATCTGTGCACCAAATTGGCCTGAGATAAGTTTCAGGTATAAAACAAACACATTCTGCCAAATACAGCAGCATGGAAGCAAAGTCAGTAGCCATTGGTTACATATGGCGCTCTGGACTCAAAGCTGAGACTGATGCTGGAGAATGGGTAGGAAAGAACACCCTCTCAACAATTTCCCGTTAAAACCACTGAGGGATGAGAGTGGATTCAGTCACTAGTGAGTGGTGAGTGGTCATACCTGTCTCCTTAAGCCAATGTCAGGGAATAAGGACACCAACCTAGTCCCTCTCAGCCAACTGGAAACATGCCTGTGAGCCAAAAggttttggtttcttcattagtCATAGAGGATTCCATGAGTCACAAGAACACACTCAGTGAGAATGTTTACAGTGTTCTCCAACAACAGACACATCCCCGTGTGCACCCACAGGCCTAATTTCAGCCAGAATTTCCCACTTCCTTCCCTTTGGGGCCACATGATAGGCACCTGAGCCCTGATTTGGGAGAGTTggacaaaagagaaaagactgtcaaatttgtcttttcaaattgtatttaaatatataatttccacAGCAAGATTGGCCAGGTGGTGGCCAACAGGATGGAACCATTCCCTTGCCACAGAATAGGCTAGAAGGAACAAGTAACTTTTACTTTGTTCCCTacaccctcctcccccttccctcaaaTAAGGGGATCTGAGGATATCCCAACATAAAATAGTAAAGAGCATCCATTTCCGGTGTAATAAAGGCAAGTTGGACAGTTGCACTAAGGATTCATAAGTCTTTGAAGTCATCAAATTGTTCCTGATCTTTTCGAAGGGGCCATTCTGTGGCATTCCTCTCCAGAAAGCTCTTGTAGAGTCCAAGAAAGACTGGGAATCATCCTGAGAGCTGCCGGCACCTGGGAACAGCCCAGTGGAGCTgctcaggaaattgaggcagtgGGGGCCAACAGCCCACTAGTGTCACCCACCACTTAAGGAGAGCTTCCAGATGCCCGGTGCAGACAAAGTCCTTGAAAGCAGGCCTCTTGCACTGCATGGCCCTGTGGGGTGCTGGGCTCCTCCCCCAGGAGAAGCTTCTCTCATCGTAAATAATAGTCGATGGCGGCAGAGAAAGCAGCAAAGCCTCCACAGCCGATGGCCCCGGCCTTTAAGCCAGCTGCAAAACCAAGAGAGGGAAGAGATGTAAGAGTAAGGCCTGGCTGGagaactacacacacacacacacacacacacacacacagcaaccGATTCCACGGAGGCCAGAGAGGCCCCAGACAATTGGGCTCCTGGCAGTACCTAGCCACCCATCTATGGGGCTTCTCATCAGTTCAGCTCCAAGGCAAAAGGTGCTTTAAAACAGGAGCCCGAGGAGCCTCAGCCTTGGGACAAGGAAAGCAGAGAGCCTGTCTCTGACATCTGtttacaaaacaaattcctgaggTGGCAATTAAAAGCGGGAGGCCAATTTGCTCTAAGGCAGCAGCAAAGGCAGAAGATTCAGCCTAGGAACAGCCAGCTCTACCCTCTCTACAGTCAAACACAACTATTGGTTAAGGTGCAAAGGCAAGAGGAATAATAACAAAGCTTTCAACCAtcacaaacaaacagaaaagggGATTTGGGTTCTGGCCAAGCCAGGAAGTGATGGCGGCTGGAGCGCTGATGAGCCCTGCTGCTTCCATGGAACTTGACCAGTGGATGGCAGTTTGATGACAAAGTAACTTTTACATTAACAGAGGGGAATTATAACATGAAATGTTTAAATAGCCAAATACGGTACCTGGATTCTGCCTGCACAGAGGACCTAAGCAACAGGCAGGTAACCGAAACTGTCTCCCAGAATGCTTCAAAGGACCCAAAGAGGTCCGGTGGCCCACAATAAAGAGTGCAGAATCACAAGGTTAAGAGGAATTAAGTagcctttacaaaaataaataaacaaataaataacctAGAGTTTGACCTCACATGCATATCCGATTGCCAAAGATACTGAGAGAGCCACAGTCAGTGCTGGAGAGGCCGTAAGACACATGCACAGTAATAGGCTAGCTAATTCCCGCCATatcagaaaacattttgtaattatGCAAGAAAAGTCACTACTCCTTACCCCAGCAAACCAGCTGCTGGGCATATGTACAccgtctccccctcccccccaagcagGACTTTTCCCCTCCCATATCCCAAGATTTCATAGCAGCACCTTTTTGGTAGCAAAAAAACTGCAAATACAAATACAGATGTCCACTGAAGAATGACTGAGCAGAGTACAGTACTAGAATGTAATACAAAAGTATTTTATCACAAAAAAGAGCCAATGTGAGCAAATCAGTGGTGATGAATTAATTCTAAGTTCTAagaacagaatcaagagattAATATACAAACAATCATGTAAGTTGAAAACAGTAAAATCCCATCCAACTCAGGATCAAGAATTCAGAGCTGAAAAGGTCCTGAGAGATCAACTGATCAATCCCCTGATTTTCCACATGACAGACCCAAAGAGATGAACAACCAAGCCATCACCAGGCCCATAATGAGTGCATCCTACGGGCCAGGCAGATATATAGAGGCTAAATGCCTTTGCCCTCAAGTGGACCTATCCACAGGGGCATATGCCAGTGGCCACACCCCATCCCAGCAGGCTGGCACCCTCCCCCACAAGGAGATTTCTACCAATCCAGCCTCCTCAGACAACTCAGGGCTCTCCAGCTTCAAACCGTCTACTCCCTGAGAGTGTCATTTAACAATGCAAATAGACATAGACATTTATGCAAACACAAATAATGGTACGCTTTAAAATTAAAGCACACAATTCATTGGGACAAACGAGCGGGCCCTTTTTCTCTTCGGATACCACAACACCACATGCCCCTGCCTTCCGTTCCAAACAGATCTATCTGCCAGGTGATTTAGGAGGGAAAGATCAGCAAAGGCCTCCTCCAGAAGGTGGCATGTGGCAGCGGAGCCTTTAAGAGGAGTTCCAGGGCATTCTAGGCTTAGGAGAAGGCGGGGCAAAGCCCAGAGAGGGCAGAAATACATGAAGAACAGTATCAAGGCAATTTGATGAGACCACAGGAATAAGACTGTGACACAGGTTGGCCGAGTCAGGGTGGAAAAGTCTTTCTGTAGTAAATATTGGACTGATTCAAAAATCTGTCTTGGTcccagaggaaaaaggaaaaaacctatCTCCTTCCATTCAGGAGAGAAGTGGGGGACCACAGTGTGGAGTCTTACAAAGCCTATTATGAGAAGTGGCTGTTTTGCTGATCAGATTTTGCTCAAGTTTATGTTTTTCAGAAGGGACAATTCATTTAAGGGGAATGCAGTAGTATAGTgagaaatgattctttttttaaaaaaaatatgaaagaaaaagaaagaacttagATAAAATTCCCAATGGTGGAATTAATTTCAATAGAACTATTCCAATGAGAGCTCACTAGCAAGAgattcttcctcatctctaaattcTTTGCACAATCAtagattttagaattagaaaagtcCAACCCCTATTTCTTACATTCAGAAAAACACCGAATCCCAGAGATTTGCCAAAGAGTAGCAGAAGTTGGAATCCtaaatcctttcctcttttctctatgCTCCTTAACACCGAAGCGCCACCATCAACATTCACACGTGAGTAAATCTCATTGTAGCCTAAGGAGATAATGGTCATCTGCCGTCCACACATGCCCAGGCATCAGCCTTAGGGAAGATGCCCGTAGTCACGAAGAACACTTCACAAGAGCTGCCCACTGACCTCTAAAGCCAATGGCTCCTCCAGTGATGCAGCCACTGAGGACGCTGTTCTTCCAGTCAGATTTCCCCCGATACTGTGGGATGAGAAATGCAGGTCAGTATCACAGAATCACGGCACACAAGATGATTAAGAAATCAATCGCAGGTTTCTAGTTGGCTAATTCATTTCCCCCACTAACAAGATTCCCACCTTTTTCAAGGATgactcattttttcaaatatttaatttcttttccaattatatgtaaaaaccaATTcttaatattcactttttttaaaatctgagttGCCAACTCAAGACAAGTCTTAAGCTTCCAAGGCATCTTCTGCATATGGCACCAGGGCAACACGACACGGAAAATCCAGGGCAGTAAGGATGCCAGAATCTCTCATTCTAACTATCCGTGCAGGGAAGTTAAATGAAATCATAATCTCATAACTTTCACACGGAAAAGAAGGCCAATCTATGCATATGTGCCGtaaaaaatagttataattataaagttaattaaaGAAAAGGAGGCCAGCTTCCAGCCCCCCAGGGGGCACGTGACAAAAAGCTGGCCCGAGGTGTCTCAGTAAAGGGCAGCCGCGGGAGCACTGGGAGACAGCTGAGCTTCTGAATTAGGAAGAGAGCATCACTTACGGACTCCACCAGACACTCAGTGCAGGAAAATATGGCCCCGACGATGGCGAAGTTCTTGGCGTAGGACAGTCCCCTCTGCCCCATGTCTTTGAGAACTTCTCTCGCGGTGGGTGTTCGGTAGGGATCCTTCGGGTCAAAGCCCACATTCGTATCGATGCCAGCGGTGAACACCCCGAACGCTCCCCCCAAGACAAATCCTAAGTAACGAAAAGAAGAGTTCTTACTTCCCATCGTCTCCTACGGTAGGGTGGCCTCTGCCAGCAGAGGGAGGCGTCCTGGCAGGACAAGCTAAGCAGAAGCGTCGGGGTCACATCTCACAGAGCGAGGGTGAGAAGGACGGCTGGAGTGACCTCGGGAGACGGGCCGGCAAGTGCCCGAGGTAAAAATGGCCACGCTCGTTACAAGAGGGTTCCTGCTCCCACACCTGGGTGAGAGACGATCAGCTCGCCCTAAAGGCAGCCGGAAGCTGCTCCGCAAGCTCCCGGAACCCGGTAATGGGCAAGCTGGGGTCCGAAGAACCTAAAATATAATgtgccccttcccctcccccactcacAGCCTTCTGCAGAATGAGATGCACACGAGTTTTGCTCGGGGGAAGCCTGACACTGGCAGTTAAAGCGGGGATATCAAGGGCACATCCCGCTCTTGCCTCTTGCTACTCACATCACCGTgttttaaatcatttaacttctccgggtctcagtttcctcatctgtaaagtggggatgaaAACTCTGGTGGTATCTACTAGGTAAGGCTTTCCCTGCTCCCTGGCCGGCCCGAGGCTTCCTAGCCTGCCTCCCACCGCTCGCTCTCCCGCGCACGGACGCGGGCCCAGCTCAACGTCGCTTTAGGCGCCTGCCAGGCTTCGGGAGCGGCCTCAGAGCACCAGCTCTCCCCTagcgctccccccccccccaagccgcTGCTTGGAATACGCTCTGTAGGGGGCGGGGGACATGGCGAAGGGAGTGCTCAGCCTGGGGGGGCTGCGTTCTAGCTGAGATCCTGACGCTTCAGCATTTATTAGGAACCCCATGGGGGCGGGgctcccagccccctccccccccccagccgcCAGGCCCGGGAGGTCACGGGGCTCACCCCCGACGCAGGCCAGAGCGGCTTTGAAGGCGCAGCTCTCCATGGCCGTCTCAATCATCTTCTGCTCCTCACTCTTGGCCGGGCTCGGGATTCCGCCCAGGACGCCGGGCTCCAGGAGCCGCGGCTGCCGCTTGTCCCCCACCAGGTGCTGCAGGAGCAGACTGTACTGGAGCGGGGCCTCGGCAGCCGCCTCGGGCGCCGCGCCCGGAGAGCC
The Sminthopsis crassicaudata isolate SCR6 chromosome 4, ASM4859323v1, whole genome shotgun sequence genome window above contains:
- the TIMM22 gene encoding mitochondrial import inner membrane translocase subunit Tim22, with amino-acid sequence MAAASRAPGSPGAAPEAAAEAPLQYSLLLQHLVGDKRQPRLLEPGVLGGIPSPAKSEEQKMIETAMESCAFKAALACVGGFVLGGAFGVFTAGIDTNVGFDPKDPYRTPTAREVLKDMGQRGLSYAKNFAIVGAIFSCTECLVESYRGKSDWKNSVLSGCITGGAIGFRAGLKAGAIGCGGFAAFSAAIDYYLR